A genomic stretch from Bosea sp. F3-2 includes:
- a CDS encoding AMP-binding protein, with the protein MSVDLFEWPDGWTEQRDASVARLADGSLLSRGHFIADVNRNAGCLQQLPGDEAVLFARGLYAFAVGLFALAAAGKRVVVAANELPATLAQLAETTSLLVTDGVPAFPGIHHRLDLVRAFSSEVDAGSREENATKQRLGALSRFGETRKCSSEAGERPWPRIKRAAPVRFFTSGSTGEPKRIDKQLGHLIAEGNAISALFAARRPDFQVVGGTVPHHHAYGLAFRLIWPLVAGLPFMDDTPEFLEQGTAQFLAGAVFVTSPAHLNRLDGLAPLPAERQAACILSAGAPLGQVAAEQAQRLLGCAVTEIYGSTETGALASRERDAAGSAWRPLPGVSVALAPSGIAEVRAAHVPGDKALLSDDLSLLPDGSFALLGRRDRVVKIEAKRVSLDEVESRLRTLDEVADAIVIALGDPARLAACVVPSAAGASFLANRGAFRFNRRLRAALASQLEAASLPRQWRFVERLPHGTLGKASHFDVEKLFDDQRPMTQRPGTSEPNIASIRAIPDGVQIDLSVPDDLADLAGHFPGMPIIPGVTQIDWAIRLAARHLGLAIEAGMSLQVKYRKLFLPGRLVTLTLVSRGDQLRFNYAEQGEILSSGSIRLPPQGGA; encoded by the coding sequence ATGAGCGTTGATTTGTTCGAGTGGCCCGATGGCTGGACCGAGCAGCGGGACGCGTCCGTTGCGCGGCTAGCGGATGGCTCGCTGCTTTCGCGTGGCCACTTCATCGCCGACGTCAACCGGAATGCCGGCTGCTTGCAGCAGCTGCCTGGAGACGAGGCGGTTCTGTTCGCCAGGGGGCTGTACGCCTTCGCCGTCGGGCTTTTTGCGTTGGCGGCTGCCGGCAAACGCGTGGTCGTGGCTGCGAACGAGCTACCGGCTACCCTCGCGCAGCTGGCGGAGACGACGTCGCTGCTCGTGACCGACGGGGTGCCTGCATTTCCCGGAATTCACCATCGCCTGGACTTGGTTAGAGCATTTTCGAGCGAAGTGGATGCCGGTTCGCGTGAAGAAAATGCGACAAAACAAAGGCTTGGAGCATTATCGCGTTTCGGAGAAACGCGGAAATGCTCTAGCGAGGCCGGTGAACGCCCCTGGCCCCGGATTAAGCGGGCTGCGCCGGTTCGTTTTTTCACATCGGGCTCGACGGGAGAGCCGAAGCGTATCGACAAGCAACTGGGTCACCTGATTGCCGAGGGGAACGCGATTAGCGCCCTTTTCGCCGCGCGCAGGCCGGATTTTCAGGTGGTCGGCGGAACGGTGCCGCATCACCATGCCTACGGCCTGGCCTTCCGGCTGATCTGGCCGCTTGTGGCGGGCCTGCCCTTTATGGACGACACGCCGGAATTTCTGGAGCAGGGGACGGCGCAATTCCTCGCCGGGGCCGTTTTCGTGACGAGCCCGGCGCACCTCAACCGGCTCGACGGCCTGGCGCCGTTGCCGGCCGAAAGGCAGGCGGCCTGCATCCTCAGCGCCGGCGCGCCGCTCGGCCAGGTCGCGGCCGAGCAAGCGCAGCGGCTTCTTGGCTGCGCTGTTACGGAGATCTACGGCTCGACGGAGACTGGGGCCCTTGCCAGCCGCGAGCGCGATGCAGCCGGATCTGCCTGGCGACCGCTGCCCGGCGTCAGCGTGGCTTTGGCCCCCAGCGGGATAGCGGAGGTTCGCGCGGCTCACGTTCCCGGCGACAAGGCACTGCTTTCCGACGACCTCAGCCTGCTGCCCGACGGCTCCTTCGCTTTGCTCGGGCGGCGGGATCGGGTCGTGAAGATCGAGGCCAAGCGCGTGAGCCTGGACGAGGTCGAGTCGCGGTTGAGAACGCTGGATGAGGTGGCCGACGCTATCGTGATCGCGCTGGGCGATCCGGCACGGCTGGCCGCCTGTGTCGTGCCGAGTGCGGCTGGCGCGAGCTTTCTTGCCAATCGGGGGGCTTTCCGGTTTAACCGCCGCCTGCGTGCCGCACTGGCAAGTCAACTCGAAGCGGCTAGCCTGCCCCGGCAATGGCGGTTCGTCGAACGCTTGCCGCACGGAACGCTTGGCAAGGCCAGCCACTTCGACGTTGAGAAATTGTTCGATGACCAACGCCCGATGACGCAACGGCCTGGAACCTCCGAGCCGAACATCGCGTCGATCCGCGCCATACCCGACGGCGTGCAGATCGACCTGTCCGTGCCGGATGATCTTGCCGATCTCGCCGGCCATTTTCCGGGCATGCCGATCATTCCTGGCGTGACCCAGATCGACTGGGCCATCCGTCTCGCTGCCCGACATCTCGGGTTGGCAATCGAGGCGGGCATGTCGCTCCAGGTGAAATACCGGAAGCTGTTCTTGCCGGGTCGACTGGTCACGCTGACGCTGGTCAGCCGCGGGGACCAACTGCGCTTCAACTATGCGGAGCAAGGCGAGATCCTGTCCTCCGGCTCGATCCGCCTGCCACCGCAGGGGGGCGCTTGA
- a CDS encoding thioesterase family protein has translation MSLFAEARTQVQFYDLDPMNIVWHGNYARFLELGRGALLDRIGYNYPQMAASGYVWPIVDMRLKYVKPARLGQSLAIRATLLEFENRIRIGYRISDEAAGELLTKAQTTQLCVDALTGELRLDCPPEFIAKVKALHDPR, from the coding sequence ATGTCGCTTTTCGCCGAAGCGCGGACGCAGGTTCAATTCTATGACCTCGATCCGATGAACATCGTATGGCACGGCAATTACGCCCGCTTCCTCGAGCTCGGTCGTGGCGCGCTGCTCGATAGGATCGGTTACAACTACCCGCAGATGGCCGCATCAGGTTATGTCTGGCCGATCGTCGACATGCGGCTCAAATATGTGAAGCCGGCTCGGCTTGGACAGAGTTTGGCGATCCGCGCGACACTGCTCGAATTCGAGAATCGCATCCGGATCGGCTATCGGATCAGCGACGAGGCCGCGGGCGAACTCCTCACCAAGGCACAAACCACCCAGCTTTGCGTTGATGCGCTGACCGGCGAACTGCGGCTCGACTGCCCTCCCGAGTTCATCGCGAAAGTGAAGGCGCTCCATGATCCGCGGTAG
- a CDS encoding LolA-related protein has translation MIRGRFHRRFVAAALVLGVALLSAMPANAQRLTLQEGQVLRGNFEQKRYLGGLANPVRSQGVFTLVAGRGLIWTTTKPFPTTTVMTEAGLIQEVKGKETLRLEASRLPIMSKLYTMFGAALTGDWEAMQGAFALTRQQKGQSWAIQLESRRPDDPNLPIKTINARGQRLLDEVEVVKPNEDRDVLSFSNQKLENGAPTAEENELLTRAQR, from the coding sequence ATGATCCGCGGTAGATTTCATCGGCGTTTCGTCGCTGCGGCGCTTGTCCTTGGCGTGGCATTGCTCTCGGCGATGCCGGCCAATGCGCAGCGTCTGACGCTGCAGGAGGGGCAGGTGCTGCGCGGGAACTTCGAGCAGAAGCGCTATCTTGGCGGGCTGGCCAATCCTGTTCGCAGCCAGGGCGTCTTCACGCTGGTCGCCGGCAGAGGGCTCATCTGGACGACGACGAAGCCCTTCCCGACGACGACGGTGATGACCGAAGCCGGGCTCATCCAGGAAGTGAAAGGCAAGGAGACGCTCCGCCTGGAGGCGAGCCGATTACCGATCATGTCGAAGCTCTACACGATGTTCGGAGCAGCACTGACCGGCGACTGGGAGGCGATGCAGGGCGCCTTTGCCCTGACACGCCAACAGAAGGGACAGAGCTGGGCCATACAGCTCGAAAGCCGCAGGCCGGACGATCCCAATCTGCCGATCAAGACAATCAATGCACGTGGCCAGCGGCTGCTCGACGAGGTCGAGGTTGTGAAGCCTAACGAGGACCGCGACGTCCTCAGTTTCTCCAACCAGAAGCTCGAAAATGGCGCGCCGACCGCGGAAGAAAATGAACTTCTGACGAGGGCACAGCGCTGA